A single genomic interval of Phycisphaerae bacterium harbors:
- the nuoK gene encoding NADH-quinone oxidoreductase subunit NuoK, whose translation MGQPLYDRLEIYLVAAAFLLAMGIFGLVWRRTLIGMLISGELLFAAASLNLMAFNRFTVRDPAVGQVFVLFIMGLAAAEVAIALSITIAVYRNYRSVKTEELSELNG comes from the coding sequence ATGGGACAGCCTCTTTATGATCGTCTGGAGATCTACCTGGTCGCGGCGGCTTTCCTGCTTGCGATGGGCATCTTCGGCCTGGTTTGGCGGCGCACGCTGATTGGCATGTTGATCTCCGGCGAGCTGCTTTTTGCGGCCGCCTCCCTGAACCTGATGGCGTTCAACCGATTCACTGTTCGTGATCCGGCGGTGGGGCAGGTCTTCGTCCTGTTCATTATGGGATTGGCGGCAGCGGAGGTGGCCATTGCCTTGAGTATCACCATCGCGGTGTATCGGAACTACCGGTCGGTCAAGACTGAGGAGCTTTCGGAGCTGAACGGATAG
- a CDS encoding monovalent cation/H+ antiporter subunit D family protein, with product MEFAYDIRLLLAVLAPLIGAGLVMAAGKRPNIREACSFISAAVLFVITASMVPDIDGGRGLRFTVFELLGGLSFSLRADALSMVFAVSASFLWVVTVFYSAGYMRGLREHEQTRFNTCFALALFGAVGCAFSDNLLTLYLFYEIVSICTYPLVAHHQDEESYESGRKYLSYLTGTAKGLILPAMVLIYVMSGTLDFADNIRTGILPVGVHNGVVTILYACCILGFAKNAVMPFHSWLPSAMVAPTPVSALLHAVAVVKVGVFSTVRVMLYVFGVDCMDALNLGLPTAYFVSITIVVGSIIALSKDNLKARLAYSTVSQLSYIILGVALLKPAGIEGGLIHIANHAFSKITLFFCAGAIYVATHKKNISEMSGLGRAMPFTFGAFALASLSMIGAPPVAGFVTKWYLLNGALDAGSIGIIIVLMASTLLNAAYFAPVVYQGFFGQPSEADLEHRYSEAHASMVVPLTATALISVVIGLCPGLFLGFVQRVIS from the coding sequence ATGGAATTCGCGTACGACATCCGATTGCTCTTGGCGGTACTCGCGCCGCTGATCGGCGCGGGCCTGGTGATGGCCGCCGGCAAGCGCCCAAACATTCGGGAGGCCTGCTCATTCATCTCGGCGGCGGTCCTGTTCGTCATCACCGCGTCGATGGTTCCGGACATTGACGGGGGCAGGGGCCTGCGCTTCACTGTGTTCGAGCTGCTGGGTGGGCTGAGCTTCTCGCTTCGGGCGGACGCCTTGTCCATGGTCTTCGCGGTTTCGGCGTCGTTCCTGTGGGTCGTGACGGTGTTCTATTCCGCGGGTTACATGCGCGGACTCCGCGAGCACGAGCAGACGCGATTCAACACCTGCTTTGCCCTGGCCCTGTTCGGAGCGGTCGGGTGCGCATTCTCGGACAACCTGCTGACCCTGTATCTTTTCTACGAAATCGTGAGCATCTGCACTTACCCGCTGGTTGCCCATCACCAGGACGAGGAGAGCTACGAGAGCGGGCGAAAGTACCTGAGCTACCTGACGGGTACGGCCAAGGGCCTGATCCTGCCGGCCATGGTTCTGATCTACGTCATGTCGGGAACATTGGACTTCGCGGACAACATTCGCACCGGCATTTTGCCGGTCGGCGTGCACAACGGGGTGGTGACCATCCTGTACGCCTGCTGCATTCTGGGATTTGCCAAGAATGCGGTCATGCCCTTCCACAGCTGGCTGCCCAGCGCGATGGTGGCTCCCACGCCGGTCAGTGCCCTGCTGCATGCGGTCGCGGTGGTCAAGGTGGGCGTGTTCTCGACCGTGCGGGTGATGCTCTACGTGTTTGGTGTGGACTGCATGGACGCCTTGAACCTGGGCCTGCCCACGGCCTACTTCGTGTCCATCACCATCGTGGTGGGCTCGATCATTGCCCTCAGCAAGGACAACTTGAAGGCCCGGTTGGCGTATTCGACGGTCAGTCAGCTCTCCTACATCATTCTGGGCGTGGCCCTGCTCAAGCCGGCGGGGATCGAGGGCGGGCTGATCCACATTGCCAACCACGCCTTCTCCAAGATCACGCTGTTCTTCTGTGCCGGAGCGATCTACGTTGCCACGCACAAGAAGAACATCTCGGAGATGAGCGGCCTTGGGCGGGCGATGCCGTTCACCTTTGGAGCGTTTGCCCTGGCGTCGCTGAGCATGATCGGCGCGCCGCCGGTGGCCGGATTTGTCACCAAGTGGTATCTGCTCAACGGGGCCCTGGATGCCGGTTCGATCGGCATCATCATCGTGCTGATGGCGAGCACGCTGCTCAACGCCGCGTACTTCGCCCCGGTGGTTTACCAGGGTTTCTTCGGCCAGCCGTCGGAGGCCGACCTGGAGCACCGGTATAGCGAGGCTCATGCCTCGATGGTCGTGCCGTTGACGGCGACGGCCCTGATTTCGGTGGTGATTGGTCTGTGTCCTGGTTTGTTCCTGGGTTTTGTTCAGCGTGTGATTTCATGA
- a CDS encoding NADH-quinone oxidoreductase subunit J gives MNPFPASTLIMNGLFVFCLATTAAGALIAVASVRLIRAVCGLAICCFGLAGLYYFLHSPFLALMEILIYVGAVCVTIVFAVMLAEPDEPGKDGSKGFSVLWTGIAVTAATAIFLGVVRLALSGDWVRPETKANDGSMKAVGAALLTTYSMAFELISLALLVAILGALAIARAGRTKP, from the coding sequence ATGAACCCGTTTCCCGCTTCGACTCTGATCATGAACGGCCTCTTCGTGTTCTGCCTGGCGACGACGGCGGCGGGGGCGTTGATCGCGGTGGCGAGCGTGCGGTTGATTCGCGCGGTCTGCGGCCTGGCGATCTGCTGTTTCGGGCTGGCCGGGCTTTACTACTTCCTTCACAGCCCGTTCCTTGCGCTGATGGAGATTCTGATTTACGTCGGGGCGGTGTGTGTCACGATCGTTTTCGCGGTCATGCTGGCCGAGCCGGACGAGCCCGGAAAGGACGGGAGCAAGGGCTTTTCGGTGTTGTGGACGGGCATTGCGGTGACGGCCGCGACGGCCATCTTCCTGGGTGTTGTGCGGCTGGCGTTGTCCGGGGACTGGGTACGGCCGGAGACGAAGGCCAACGACGGCTCGATGAAGGCGGTTGGCGCCGCACTGTTGACGACCTACAGCATGGCCTTCGAGCTGATCTCCCTGGCGCTGCTGGTGGCGATTCTGGGTGCATTGGCGATTGCCCGGGCAGGGCGGACGAAGCCGTAG
- the nuoH gene encoding NADH-quinone oxidoreductase subunit NuoH: MSTEPYRLVVALVVILAFVGANAAYLVWVERKGAGRFQRRPGPTEAGFAGLLQPIADALKLMSKQLLVPPMVDRTLFRAAPLMMMSPALISLAVIPFSDKLVGRNINLGLLMIFAFGSVNVMAIMLGGWSSRNKYAIISSARVVSQNVAYEIPMLLVVITMIMITGTTDLHEIVEQQAGAFWHWNLFRVWVNPLMPVTFLIFFICMLAETNRSPFDMAEAESELVAGAYTEYSGMGFGVFFMAEYANILLGCSLATVLFLGGWHSPIGILPGVVWFLMKMYFLVFTVVWIRWTFPRTQFYGLLNLSWKILIPVSLFTLLLSGAMVKLPRVFGA; the protein is encoded by the coding sequence CTGTCCACCGAGCCGTATCGGCTGGTGGTCGCCCTGGTGGTGATTCTGGCCTTCGTCGGGGCCAACGCGGCGTATCTGGTTTGGGTCGAACGTAAGGGGGCGGGTCGTTTCCAGCGGCGGCCGGGACCCACCGAGGCGGGTTTTGCCGGCCTGCTCCAGCCGATCGCCGACGCCCTCAAGCTCATGTCCAAGCAGCTGCTTGTGCCTCCGATGGTGGACAGGACGCTCTTCCGGGCCGCCCCGCTGATGATGATGTCGCCCGCCCTGATCAGTCTGGCGGTCATTCCGTTCAGCGACAAGCTGGTCGGCCGCAACATCAACCTCGGTCTGCTGATGATCTTCGCCTTCGGATCGGTCAACGTGATGGCGATCATGTTGGGCGGCTGGTCTTCGCGGAACAAGTACGCGATCATCTCGTCGGCTCGGGTGGTGTCGCAGAACGTCGCTTACGAAATCCCGATGCTGCTGGTCGTGATCACCATGATCATGATCACGGGGACGACCGACCTTCACGAGATTGTCGAGCAGCAGGCCGGGGCCTTCTGGCACTGGAACCTGTTCCGGGTATGGGTCAATCCGCTCATGCCGGTCACTTTCCTGATCTTCTTCATTTGCATGCTGGCGGAGACCAACCGTTCGCCCTTTGACATGGCGGAGGCCGAGAGCGAGCTGGTGGCGGGTGCCTACACCGAATACTCGGGCATGGGTTTCGGCGTGTTTTTCATGGCCGAGTATGCGAACATCCTCCTGGGCTGCAGTCTGGCGACGGTTCTGTTCCTGGGCGGCTGGCACAGCCCGATCGGCATTCTCCCGGGCGTCGTGTGGTTCCTGATGAAGATGTACTTTCTGGTGTTCACCGTGGTGTGGATACGCTGGACGTTTCCGCGCACCCAGTTTTACGGCTTGCTGAATCTCTCGTGGAAGATTCTGATCCCTGTGTCGTTGTTCACGCTCCTGTTGTCGGGGGCGATGGTCAAGTTGCCGAGAGTGTTTGGGGCATGA